A genome region from Triticum aestivum cultivar Chinese Spring chromosome 2B, IWGSC CS RefSeq v2.1, whole genome shotgun sequence includes the following:
- the LOC123041330 gene encoding amino acid transporter AVT1I, which yields MDTSTANTDPPPSSGKTSFLKTCFNGINALSGVGLLSIPYALSQGGWLSLIVFMATAITCFYTGLLLQRCMDSSSLVNTYPDIGAHAFGRRGRLIVATFMYLELYLVAIDFLILEGDNLHKLFPAASFRLGALHVSGKHAFVLAATLAVLPTTWFSSLNVLAYVAAGGALASVLLIAAVLWVGVFDGVGFRERGRLVRWDSMPSAMSLYSFCFSGHAVFPMIYTGMKDRKRFPMVLSLCFTVSTLSYGLMGIVGYLMYGDTLKSQITLNLPSASVAAKVAIYTTLVNPLSKYALVVAPVAEAAEGALGVGKSAPFRALVRTVLVFGTAVVALAVPFFADVVGLTGALLSCTATMLLPCLCYLKVRSKIGGARGMGLETAACLAVVAIGTAIVGLGTYSSVKQIVGKL from the exons ATGGACACGAGCACTGCCAACACCGATCCGCCCCCGTCTTCCGGCAAGACAAGCTTCCTCAAGACTTGTTTCAATGGAATCAATGCGCTCTCAG GGGTTGGGCTGCTCTCGATTCCGTACGCACTGTCTCAGGGCGGATGGCTGAGCCTGATCGTCTTCATGGCCACCGCCATCACCTGCTTCTACACCGGGCTTCTCCTGCAGAGGTGCATGGACTCCAGCTCGCTCGTCAACACCTACCCGGACATCGGAGCCCACGCCTTCGGCCGGAGAGGCCGCCTCATCGTCGCCACCTTCATGTACCTCGAGCTCTACCTCGTCGCCATCGACTTCCTCATCCTGGAGGGGGACAACCTGCACAAGCTCTTCCCGGCGGCGAGCTTCCGGCTCGGCGCGCTCCATGTCAGCGGAAAGCACGCGTTCGTGCTGGCGGCCACGCTGGCCGTGCTGCCGACCACGTGGTTCAGCAGCCTCAACGTGCTCGCCTACGTCGCTGCCGGCGGTGCGCTGGCGTCCGTTCTTCTCATCGCCGCCGTCCTGTGGGTCGGGGTGTTCGACGGCGTCGGGTTCCGCGAGAGGGGCAGGCTGGTGCGTTGGGACAGCATGCCCAGCGCCATGAGCTTGTATTCCTTCTGCTTCAGTGGCCATGCCGTGTTTCCCATGATATACACGGGGATGAAAGACAGGAAGAGGTTCCCCATG GTGCTGTCCCTGTGCTTCACCGTGAGCACACTCAGCTACGGCTTGATGGGCATCGTCGGGTACCTGATGTACGGCGACACGCTCAAATCCCAGATCACCCTCAACCTCCCGTCGGCGAGCGTGGCCGCCAAGGTGGCCATATACACGACGCTGGTGAACCCGCTGTCCAAGTACGCGCTGGTGGTCGCCCCCGTCGCCGAGGCCGCCGAGGGCGCGCTGGGCGTCGGCAAGAGCGCGCCCTTCCGCGCGCTCGTCAGGACGGTGCTCGTCTTCGGCACGGCTGTAGTCGCGCTGGCCGTGCCCTTTTTTGCCGACGTCGTGGGCCTCACGGGCGCTCTCCTCAGTTGCACGGCGACCATGCTGCTGCCGTGCCTGTGCTACCTCAAGGTCCGGTCAAAGATCGGCGGTGCCAGGGGTATGGGGTTGGAGACTGCAGCTTGCCTGGCCGTTGTCGCGATTGGCACCGCGATTGTTGGGCTGGGAACCTACAGTTCCGTGAAACAGATTGTAGGCAAGTTATGA